A single region of the Myxococcales bacterium genome encodes:
- a CDS encoding CoA pyrophosphatase — protein MRANAAQTGARTVRLMLPERSLVRLSAQLKEGRPEVTEENKAAVAMILRQAAPWGTGFELLVIRRAERAQDPWSGHMAMPGGRAEPGDSDLLDTAVREVAEEVGWQLQEAARYLGSLEPVPIRTRGRLLGDYVVPLVFLLEHEASWRFNDAEVVEALWLPLNSVLSGEADTVVEHTFDGVSVSAPAFRAKHHAIWGLTHHMITRLAALIRAAYSVEELERQR, from the coding sequence GTGCGCGCTAACGCCGCTCAGACTGGTGCGCGCACTGTACGTTTGATGTTACCAGAGCGCTCACTGGTTCGACTTTCGGCGCAGCTAAAGGAAGGCCGCCCAGAGGTTACGGAGGAAAATAAAGCCGCCGTCGCAATGATTTTGCGGCAGGCGGCTCCCTGGGGCACGGGGTTTGAGCTGCTTGTGATACGGCGCGCAGAGCGGGCGCAGGACCCTTGGTCAGGGCACATGGCGATGCCAGGAGGGCGTGCGGAGCCTGGAGATAGTGACCTGCTCGACACCGCTGTTCGAGAGGTAGCTGAGGAAGTGGGGTGGCAGTTACAAGAAGCGGCGAGGTATCTCGGTAGCCTTGAACCCGTGCCTATACGCACCCGGGGGAGGTTGCTAGGAGACTATGTCGTCCCGTTGGTGTTCTTACTTGAGCACGAAGCATCATGGCGCTTCAACGACGCCGAAGTGGTGGAGGCACTCTGGCTACCCCTAAATAGCGTCCTCAGTGGCGAAGCCGATACCGTGGTGGAGCATACATTCGATGGCGTATCGGTGTCGGCACCGGCTTTTCGAGCCAAGCACCATGCCATCTGGGGCCTGACCCACCACATGATCACTCGCTTGGCGGCTCTGATAAGGGCCGCTTATTCTGTTGAGGAGTTAGAGCGCCAAAGATAA
- a CDS encoding VWA domain-containing protein, which produces MQERLAYFAGYLAGGARTIVPSADIGGLQGSHIYLPARSPIDGDAEGEIFYLHRTAYAVTSQELGFSVSPTVSAADSSLAALLAVPATLAALDAELSGLASSRAALFDALLPPELPQNMGEQALALHVLYRWHLGASVDTAVLPAPVGEFIKFVQQSSFETLGDLSRGSRVFERFRTLSSKRRSPRDGLDGWMAFGRLEVTAPLAHREAAMIAEAPDRSSSGQLTEQAPSHAKPKPGESPEVVTMDDNEQADNPLVHSFEKLHTAEEYQGGRKALDDEDELALHQEALDELDLRKVIRTAAQARSVYRMDAMLTPNHTDLLEAPSDAMPQYRYDEWDCGESRYKKEFCHVYLETQAPVSEDLFVKPEFPWEHVAGVRRAMERLDLSWKSKSRQTDGPECDLDALVARYADLKSGHTPSDACYIERRRAERDLGVMILVDASLSSDAWIDNKRVLDTTKQAVAALGQAAQAIGEHFALAAFHSHSHRDCRFVMLKNFNEHWALGQRRLAAVRPSGYTRIGPAIRHAVTILNESKRRRRLLLVFTDAKPTDYDRYEGKYGIEDVRRSLEEGRESGVHTFAIAIGKRRQAHLPRMFGKEYKTLSHPLELARTIAELYVRLGK; this is translated from the coding sequence ATGCAAGAAAGGTTGGCCTACTTCGCAGGATACTTGGCAGGAGGGGCGCGAACCATCGTGCCGAGCGCCGACATCGGCGGACTCCAAGGTAGCCACATCTATTTGCCGGCGCGAAGCCCCATCGATGGAGACGCCGAAGGCGAGATTTTTTACTTACATCGTACCGCATATGCGGTGACCTCCCAGGAACTCGGTTTCAGCGTATCGCCTACTGTTTCGGCTGCGGACTCAAGCCTGGCTGCGCTCTTGGCGGTCCCCGCCACGCTGGCTGCGTTGGATGCGGAGCTCTCGGGACTCGCATCATCCCGAGCCGCGCTTTTTGATGCGTTGTTGCCTCCCGAGCTGCCACAAAATATGGGGGAACAAGCGCTTGCGCTCCACGTCCTTTACCGATGGCATCTGGGGGCATCAGTCGATACAGCGGTGTTGCCCGCTCCTGTTGGTGAATTCATCAAGTTTGTTCAACAGAGCTCCTTTGAAACGCTCGGCGATCTCAGTCGAGGTTCACGCGTATTTGAGAGGTTTCGTACGCTTTCATCAAAAAGGCGCAGCCCAAGGGATGGCTTAGATGGCTGGATGGCTTTTGGGCGACTGGAAGTCACGGCGCCTCTAGCGCACCGGGAGGCCGCCATGATTGCTGAGGCCCCCGACCGCTCCTCTTCGGGACAGCTCACCGAGCAGGCACCGAGCCATGCGAAGCCAAAGCCGGGTGAATCGCCGGAGGTGGTCACCATGGATGATAACGAACAGGCAGATAATCCCTTGGTGCATTCCTTTGAAAAATTGCACACCGCGGAAGAATATCAGGGAGGTCGAAAGGCTCTTGACGATGAGGACGAGCTTGCACTTCATCAGGAAGCTTTGGACGAGCTCGATTTGCGGAAAGTCATTCGCACCGCTGCACAAGCGCGATCGGTGTACCGCATGGATGCGATGCTCACGCCTAATCATACTGATCTTCTCGAAGCGCCTAGTGATGCCATGCCACAGTATCGCTATGACGAATGGGACTGTGGAGAGTCGCGTTATAAGAAAGAGTTTTGTCATGTGTATCTTGAGACACAGGCGCCTGTATCCGAGGACTTGTTCGTCAAGCCGGAATTCCCTTGGGAGCATGTCGCGGGAGTGCGGCGGGCTATGGAGCGACTGGATCTGTCATGGAAGTCCAAGAGCCGTCAAACGGATGGGCCCGAATGCGACCTCGACGCACTCGTAGCGCGTTATGCGGACCTCAAGAGCGGCCATACGCCCTCGGATGCCTGTTATATCGAGCGCCGTCGTGCTGAGCGGGATCTCGGAGTCATGATCCTTGTGGACGCAAGTCTATCGAGTGATGCATGGATCGACAACAAGCGCGTGCTCGATACGACAAAACAGGCGGTGGCCGCCCTCGGTCAGGCAGCGCAGGCCATTGGTGAACATTTTGCCTTAGCCGCCTTCCACAGCCATTCGCATCGTGACTGCCGCTTTGTTATGCTAAAAAACTTCAACGAGCATTGGGCGCTCGGTCAGCGGCGCTTGGCAGCAGTGCGGCCGAGCGGATATACGCGGATTGGCCCCGCGATTAGGCACGCTGTCACGATCCTCAACGAGAGTAAACGGCGCCGGCGGCTTCTTCTCGTGTTTACGGACGCGAAACCTACCGACTACGATCGGTACGAAGGGAAATACGGCATCGAAGATGTACGCCGATCCTTGGAAGAGGGCAGGGAATCCGGTGTTCATACGTTCGCAATTGCGATCGGAAAGCGCCGCCAGGCGCATCTTCCGCGTATGTTTGGCAAGGAATACAAAACACTGTCCCATCCACTCGAGCTCGCGCGAACCATTGCCGAACTCTACGTCCGCCTAGGTAAATAG
- a CDS encoding MBL fold metallo-hydrolase: MRITILGSGSTGNAMLVQAGQTALLIDAGLRVGHLKELLADRLGRLVLNGIILTHSHSDHAAHVNQTASLFDAPVFMTRGTAQRVRLKSGVRRRLFSATGSFRVGAITLEALPLPHDVPQVALRFTHASAQAALVTDLGSIPPGLSSYLRDCHTVLLEANHDVHMLKNGPYPPSLKARVASDHGHLSNDQTAAVLCMLSPRVRRVVLMHLSLKNNHPDLARAAATDALKGRATAIDVAGPFPFLELTVRAQAVPVAAAQLSLAL, from the coding sequence GTGCGTATCACCATTTTGGGAAGCGGGAGCACCGGCAACGCCATGCTGGTTCAGGCGGGTCAGACGGCCCTGTTGATTGACGCTGGACTACGGGTGGGCCATCTCAAGGAACTCTTGGCTGATCGGTTGGGGCGCCTGGTTCTCAATGGCATAATTCTCACGCATTCCCACAGCGATCATGCGGCCCACGTCAATCAAACTGCCTCTTTATTTGATGCGCCGGTGTTTATGACCCGCGGCACTGCCCAGCGTGTTCGGCTGAAAAGTGGGGTCCGCCGTCGTCTATTTTCTGCGACGGGGTCATTTCGCGTGGGCGCCATTACGCTAGAGGCGTTACCCTTGCCGCATGACGTTCCACAAGTTGCGCTCCGCTTTACCCATGCCAGTGCACAAGCGGCGTTAGTCACGGACCTGGGTTCGATCCCGCCGGGTTTGTCATCGTATCTTCGAGACTGTCATACTGTGCTCCTTGAGGCCAACCACGACGTTCATATGTTGAAAAACGGCCCCTACCCCCCCTCGCTCAAAGCACGTGTCGCGTCGGACCATGGCCATCTTTCAAATGACCAAACCGCAGCCGTCCTCTGCATGTTGAGCCCACGCGTCCGACGTGTGGTGCTTATGCACCTTTCTCTCAAGAACAACCATCCGGATTTGGCCCGTGCCGCCGCCACGGACGCGCTTAAGGGACGAGCCACAGCTATTGACGTGGCGGGCCCGTTCCCTTTTCTTGAGCTTACCGTTAGAGCTCAAGCGGTTCCCGTAGCCGCTGCGCAATTATCTTTGGCGCTCTAA